AGATAAATAGCCAGATAATCAGTAATAGGCTACTGAATAGGGTAATCCATTTGTGTCTAACAATCCAAGCCAGCATATGAGCGCTCCATGGGTTTTTAACGAGCTATTCGATTAACCCGAGTATGTTTGATAGGGATAAATAAAGTATAGCGCAAAGCCCAGCCCAAATGGGAGAGGCATTCTTCTCTGCGGGTTACTCTGAGGTGTTAAGCAATGTCTGTAAGGCATTAAGCAATGCGCTGATTTGCTTCTCAGTGTGGCTTGCACTCAGGGTGATGCGCAGGCGAGCCTGATTGGTCGGAACCGTTGGCGGACGAATTGCCGTAACCCAGAAACCTTGTTGCTTGAGCTGCTCGCTCCACTGCAGAGCCTTGGCGCTGTCATGCAATAAAATCGGTTGGATGGCGGTATCACTCGGCATCAGGTTTAGACCTATCTTTATCGCCGATTGTTTAAACTGCTTTATGTTGCGTTGCAAGGTTTCACGTGAAGCCTGATCGGTTTTAATCAGCTTGAGCGACTCGCGTATTGCCAGAGCGTTGAGTTGCGGCATGGCGGTGGTGTAGACATAAGGACGAGCGAATTGAATCAGTGTTTCGATCAATATTTCGCTACCGGCGACAAATGCCCCGGAACAACCGAAAGCCTTGCCGAGTGTGCCGATTAAGATGGTGTTGCTGTCCAGCTCACAGCCAAAATATTCAAAGCAGCCTCTGCCTTGATCCCCTAGACAGCCGATACCATGGGCATCGTCGATCATTAACCAGGCATCGTATTGCCGCGCCAGTTGTTGCAGTTCGTTAAGCGGCGCTATATCTCCATCCATACTGAAAACGCCATCGCTGACAATCAGTGTCTGGCTGGCGTTTTTCAGGCTGTTTTGTAAACGGCGTTCGAGCGCTTTCATATCGAGGTGAGGATAGCGTTTGAATTCAGCTTGGCTGAGTTGTGCGCCATCAATCAATGAAGCATGATTGAGTTTATCGGCCAAAATCGTATCACCTGCTTGCATCAACGCTTGTTGGACGGCAAGGTTAGCCATATAGCCGGTGGAAAACAGTAGGGTACGTTCGACACCAAGCCAGTCTGCCAATTCGTCTTCCAGCAGATGATGATGCAGATGATGGCCTGTTACCAGATGAGCCGCTCCGGCTCCGTAACTGATGGCATCGCTCTGAAGTGCTGTGATTAAGGCTTGTTTGATTTGCGGATGATTGGCTAAACCAAGGTAGTCATTGGAAGAGAAGTTGATCACTTCCCACCCATTGATCTGCATAGCCGCCTGTTGTGGACTGGTTGCCAGCGGACGGCGGCGATACAGGTGCTGTTCTTCTCTGTTTTGCAGTAGCGGCAGAAACCTTGATTCGATCGACATCGAGTGCTCTATCGGTTTTATGCGGTCAGTTCGCTGATCTGTTCAGCCATTTTTTGCGCTTTGGCCTCGGCTTTGACATCACGCTGCATTTCAATGCCGAGCTTCTTAAACAGCATTAAATCGTGGTCCGATTCAGGGTTGTCTGTAGTCAATAAACGGTCACCGTAGAAGATTGAGTTGGCACCGGCCATAAAACATAACGCCTGTGCCTCGTCGGTCAAAGAGGTTCTTCCCGCCGATAAGCGCACATAACTTTGTGGCATAACGATTCGAGCCGCGGCAATCACGCGAATGAATTCGAATGAATCGGTTTTGTCTTTCATGTGCGCCAATGGGGTGCCTTCAATCGGAACCAGTAGGTTGATTGGCACGGAATTCGGATGGTGGCGCATGGTGGCAAAGGTTCGCAGCAATTCTGCGCGGTCGGTATGTTGTTCACCCATGCCGATAATGCCACCCGAGCAGACGTTGATGCCGGCCTGTTGAACCTTGTCGATCGTGTCAAGACGATCCTGGTAATTACGTGTGGTGATGATTTTCGGGTAGAAGGCTTCCGAGGTATCCAGATTGTGATTGTAATAATCCAAACCGGCGTCTTTTAGTTGTTTGACCTGATCGTCATTTAGCATGCCCAGTGTTAAACAAGTCTCCAGACCAAGTCCCTTAACCACCTTGACCATTTCCAGCACTCGCGGAAAGTCTTTTTTGGTCGGGTTACGCCAAGCCGCGCCCATGCATAAACGGGTGGCACCACGTTCTTTGGCGACTAAGGCTTGTTCAAGCACTTCCTGAACTTCCATCATATGCTGTTTTTCAATATCCGTCTGGTTACGTGCGCTTTGTGAGCAATAAGCGCAGTCTTCGGCGCAACCACCGGATTTGATATTTACCAGTGTGCTGGTCTGCACTTCATTGGGATTAAAGTGCATGCGATGCACGGTTTGCGCTTGAAATATCAGGTCATTAAATGGCTGATCCATAATGGCGCGGATTTCCTCCAGCGTCCAGTCGTTGCGAATTTGTCCAAGATTTTGCATAGCCGTGCCTTAAAGTGTCACCATCGCATTAGTATTATGAGATGGTTGGTATTACCGTTTCCTAATCTTTTCATTATAACCAAAATAGCGCTTGAATTGAGCGCTCAAAGCAAAACTTATTGAAAAAAACATGACGGTTATAAAGACAAAGTGATTTTTATATTCACCGATTAAACGCTTGAATTTGCTTTGAAAAATATCTACTGCTAATGTTTGACGAGTTTGCATCGCTTAAAAAGAGGTGGATGAATGCCGTTTCATCGGGTTAATCGAATTGCACTGCTGTTACAGGCTTGGTTGCTGGGGGATGTGGCGATGCCGCAAAATTCAGATTCCAAGCTCAACCTTAAGTTGATTAATTCGAATGAGGTTTGTCCGGTTTGTTGTGAACCTTGTTTATCGGGAATGCGATGCGGTTCTTGTCGGTTCAATCCACCCAGTTATGACTCGACTCGGGTGGTGGCGTGTTTGAATGACGATTTAAGTCGGTCGATTCATGGTTTTAAATATCATGAAGATTTGGCTTATGCCAGGGTGTTTGCCGATTTGATGGTCGAACATATCGATTTTTCCGGCATTGAGGTGTTATTGCCTGTGCCGGCACATCCATTAAGGCGAAGACAAAGGGGGTATAACCAGGCGGCTGAACTGACAAGGCAGCTGGGCAAAACATTGCATATACCAGTGGTGTCCGGAGCGCTGAAAAGAGTTAAGCCGACGCCGAGTCAAACACGGTTAAGCCGTTCTCAGCGTGAACGCAATCTCAAGGGGGCTTTTGCAGTGAATATGGCTCAACTAGCCGGTTGTCGCTCAATTGCATTGATTGATGATGTGATCACCACAGGAGCGACCATGCAAGCCTTGGCCAAACAGATGAAAAAAGCGATGCCCGACATAAGGATAGAGGCTCTTGCCTTGGCAAAAACCATGAAATGAGCGATTAAAAGGTGCTTTTACCTAATTCGTCCTGTTGATGTATTGATTGCCCCTACCGCTTATGTGTATGCTTTATAACAACAAACTTAAAATATTAGGGTGGTTAATGGCAGAGCCGATTATTTTGCTGATTGAAGATCAAAAATCCATGGCCAGTTTTTTGGAGGATAAACTATCCCAAAAAACGGATATCAAAATTGTTGTTGCGCGTAATCTTCAACAAGCTGTCGAGGTAATTGAATCCGATGCAAAAATTTTGGTTTGTTTAACCGACCTGAACTTACCTGATGCAGAAGAAGGGGCGACGGTTCCGATTTTACGCAAACACCGAATTACTACCGTTGTGTTGACCTCCAATTACAGCGAAAAAATACGCAAGAAGATGTTTGACCTGCAGGTGGCCGACTATGTCATCAAAGATGGCCCGGTTGCACTGGAATATGCGGTCAATGTCTGTCTAACCATGGTGGAAAACGCCGACAAATCCATTTGGTTGGTATCCAAACCATCTGATAATGCTACCCATTTAAGACATCTGCTCAATAATCAAGGTTTTCGCGTTTTTCTATTCGAAGATTTATCAGAATTATCCAAGGCTATCAAGGGTAAGGTACCTGATTTAATCTTGATTAATCAGATTAATGAATTGGGTGAAGGTAAGACTCTAAAGTTGGTTCAGTTGGTTCGCTATTATTATTCCTCCAGTCAGTTGCCGATAGTATTGACAGATGGTGCGGAAAACGTTTCTGAATGTATCAGAATGATGAAGTATGGCGTTAACGACTTTTTCAATATCGAAACCAGTACCGAAGAGTTCTATGTGCGTTTGCGCCTTAACTTATTGCAGGCCGAGCGTTATAAAGAAATCGAATATATTTCCCAGACGGACAGTTTGACCGGTTTGCATAATCGTCGTTTTTTCTTTGAAAAAGCAGAATCTTTTTATCAAGATAAGCGCTTAGATAATCATTTTGCGGTGATGCTGGATATCGACTTTTTTAAACAGGTTAATGATAAACACGGTCATCATGTCGGTGACAAGGCGATTCAGTTTGTTGCGCAAAAGATACAGCAGCATTTCAAGAAGTTTTTATCGGCTCGTTTTGGCGGTGAAGAGTTCGCCGTTTGTGGTAGCGCCAGTTCGGCCGCAGAAGTCATTGATATTTGTGAAAGTTTACGCAAACAAATCGAAAGCGATTCCTATGCCGAAACGGGCGTTGCCTTTACCATCAGTATCGGTCTTTGCTTTAACGCCAACGGTATAGACAAGGCGATGTCCTTGTCAGACGAAGCGCTTTATGAAGCCAAAGAATCCGGACGTAATAAGGTCGTTGCCATTTAGCGTTAACGTTTTAGTGCTTTAAGCCATTTCCATAGATTAAATAGGCTCGATAACGAGGCCGCCACATAGGTCATGGCGCAGGCAAACAGAATCCGTTTCGCGGTTTTCTGGTCTTTTTTCGACAGGTATTGACCTTCTTTCAATAGTGGCAAAGCGCGTTTGAAGCTGGCATCAAACTCTACCGGCAACGTGCTTAGATGAATTATCACCGGTACCCCCATAGCGATAAAACCGGCGGCAAAAGTAATCAAAGCCACCATAGGTGTATGAGCCAGTGGAATCAATAAAGGGGTAATCATCAACGCCATACCGGCAAACTTCTGCATCAGTGCGGCTCTTTCCACCAAAGCGGTACGCTGTTTCAATTCCGGGTAGTCTTCCTTGTCTTGCAGAGCATGACCGATTTCATGCGCCACCGTCGTTATCGCGGTTAAAGAGTTCGAATGCGCATTGGCGCTGGAAATTCTTACCGTCTTACTGACGGGATCGTAATGATCACCCTCCTCGGTCTCTTCCACCGTTACCTTATCCAGCTGCAGTTTTTCTACTAGGTGTTCGGCGAACTGCAAGCCGGTGCCAGGAATGTCTGGATGCGGTTTGCGGTGTTTGGTCAAAATCGCCTTGGTCCACAAGCTGGGCAGGGTGGTGACAATAAACAGTAAAACAAAAACTAGAATGAGCGGCGCCATAAATCTCCCTGAGTATTTGCCGCTTATTGTATGTCAGCAGATTGCCGGCAGTCCAGATTGATGACATAACCGGCATAATCAATCGCGTTGGCAAGCAGCAAGGCTTGATGTTGCTGGCTGTATTGCGGTGCAAGACAATTCAGTAGCGCACTTGGACTGGGAATAAAACTATCGCTCATTACCGCTTCACCCTGCTGGTTGGGCAAAATGGGAGTGGCATTGTAACGCCAGCCAACTGGGCTTAAAAACTTGGATTCAATCAGTGGCACTAATTTTTCTGCATGATGGGGTGTCGGTTCCTTGTCCGCAACGGTTTGCCAATCCTGCAAGCCTTGGTAGATAAAAGCATAGTCCTGTAGGCTTGCTTCACCTAACGTTTGGTCGCCGCTAATGGCTCTAGGAGGTTTGTCCTGCATAATCAACACCGCCAAACGATGCGCCAGTTGTTCGGCCTGATTTAAATATTGGGGCTGCTTGCTGGAGAGATAAGCCTGGCTCAAAGCGCTCAACAAAAGGCCGTTCCATCCGAGCAGATTTTTACTGTCGGTAAGGATATGCGGTTTTTTCAATTTGCCTTTAATGCTTTGCCATAAAGGGCTGTCGATTGGTTTTGGATGCCAGCCCAGATCATAAGGAGGTGCACTTTGCAGTAACCATGCCTGATTGACTAAGGCAAACTCTTCACTGGTTAGGCTGTTTTCCAGTGCGGCTCTGTTCCAAAGATAATCGCCACCTTCATTGTCGTGTTTATCGAGCGCCGATTGGCTACCGAGATACATGCGGTTTTGCGGGTCATAAAGCTGTTCAGTGATGTAGTTCAGCGTTTGTAGAGCGGTATCGAGATAAGTCTTGTCTTGCCAGCGCTGATACGCGAGCAGATAAACTTGAGCCAACTGGGCGTTGTCATAGAGCATCTTTTCGAAATGTGGTGTCTGCCAGTTTGGATCCACGCTATAACGATAAAAGCCACCATGGACATGATCATATAAATGTTCTGACTGCATCTGCGTCAAAGTCAGAGCCAGCCAATCATCAATGTCGTCAGGTAAATCATCGTACAGCAACAGGCTTTTTAACAGAGGTGCGACAGGGAATTTATTAGTGCCTTTTAAACCGCCAAGAAAATCATCCATACGTACCCTGAGTTGGGCAAACAGGGCTTCGGCGAAAATTTTTGCTGTTAGTACTTTGTCGGGATTGTCTTGTTTGTGGTTGGTGTCCAGTTGCGCTTTTTCCTCGGCGATAAACTGCGCTGCCAGAGCGCGAATTCTATCGGGTTGGTTTTGCCATAGCTGGTTGATGTTTTTCAGCCGTTTGTTAAAGGTTTTATTGTCGAGATAGATAAAAGCGTGAATCGGATAACCCTCGGGGGTGAGAATCACATGTTGCGGCCAACCGGCTTGCCCAGTGGTTTTGCGGGCAAATTCAATCAGCGGCTTATCGATTTCAGGATTCAACTCGCGGTCGATTTTCACACTGATGAAATGCTCGTTAAGGTAGCTGGCGGTATCGGTGTTGCGGTAGTTTTCTTTTTGCATAACATGACACCAGTGACAGGAAAAATAACCGCTGGAGATAAAAATCAACCGATTCTCTTGTTGTGCTTGTTTGAGAATGTCAGCTTGCCATAGGCGCCAATTGACCGGGTCTGAGCCATGCATGGCCAGATAAGGGCTGTTATGGTCAATAAGTTGATTGGCATAGCTATTAGGGCTTAATAGCAGGCAAAAGCTAGTGATGCTAGCGATAAATAGGCGGAATGCTAAAGCCAGCGGACGGTGAAAACCGGAAGCTGGCGATAGATTGCGTGACTTATTTGTCTTTTGGCTTGTCCGAAGTGCCGCTAGCTTCATTTTGATCTGGGTTATCGGCGACTGCATTAGATTCAGTTTTATTGCTGTCATTGGCATCTGCCTCAGCGTCTTTTTTGGTCTGCTTGCGTGATTCGTATTCACGGTCAAGTTTGCTCATTTCTGAATCTATATTATCAAACTCTTCATCCCAATCGAAATCATCATCGACTTGATCGGCATAGCGGTTATCGAAAACCATGTCATCTTTAGCGTTAGCAGAATCGGTCTGATAAGTGCTTTTAGTTGAGGGTTGTGGCTCTTCGCTGTCGTCTTCGGCATTGATATTGTTATCAGTTTTACGGCGCTTAATCACCCAGGCACCGACTAAAAGACCGACTTCAAACAGTAACCACATCGGTACGGCAAGTAGGGTCTGCGAAATAATATCGGGTGGAGTCAGCAACATTCCCAGTACAAAGGCGCCAACAATGATATAAGGGCGGGCATGACTCATCTTATCAGGTGATGTCCAACCGGTCAGAATCAGCAATACCGTGACAATCGGTACTTCAAAAGCCATACCAAAAGCAAAGAACATCTTGATTACGAAATCCAGATAGAGCGAGATATCTGTGGCGATGGTGACGCCTTCCGGTGCGGTTTGCGACAAGAAACCGAATACCAGTGGAAACACCACGTAATAGGCAAACAAGCCACCGGAATAGAACAAGAACGAGCTGAAGAACAGAATTGGCGCAACCAGCTGACGTTCATGCTTGTACAGTGCTGGGGCGATAAAGCGCCATAGCTGGTATAGCAAAAACGGCATGGCCAGATAGATAGCCAACACAAAACTTAACTTAAACGGTGTTAAGAAAGGTGATGCCACCGCTGTGGCAATCATACTCGTACCTTCGGGTAGGTAACGAGTCAGCGGTTCGGATATATAGGTATATATATCATTGGCAAACGGAAACAGAATAAGAAAGAAAACGATAATGGCAAGAATGCCGCGAGTCAGACTGCTTTTTAAATCCAGCAGGTGCTGGACAAGCGTCATCTCTTTATCTTGAGGAGGTAGCGCCGAATTGCTCATAGTCGTTAACTTTTATTATCTGCCGACGCTTTATCGCTTGGCTCTGTGCCACTTTGGCTTTCTGAAGGGGCGGTTTTGTTTTCCGTCATTTCCGGTTTAGCATCCTTGTCAGCATTTGCTGGAGCGGCTACAGGCCGAGCGCTTGCTTTGTTTGAATCACTATCCGCTTTAGGTAGGTTCGGTTGTGTCGGAGCGCGGTTAAATTGACTGCCCGCTTGGTTGACGTCGCCACCGAAAGGACGTTGGAACTGATCCATGTCCAATTCTTCGCCGGCATTACTGGCAGAAAAACCAGTGTTTAGATCACTCTGTAATTCTGCGCCAAGGCTGTCGATTTGCTTTTTTTCGTCTTCGAAATTTACCGAGTCATGAATTTCACGCAGAGTTTCCTGAACTTGACTGTCTTCCTTCATGGAATTGACAAAGCGACGCATCTTACCGGTGAACTGGCCTATTTTACGGGCCACTTCAGGCATGCGTTCAGGACCGATTACCAATAAGGTGATAATCAGGATCAGCAGGATTTCAAGAAAACCGATATCAAACATGACGTCAATAACTCTGCATTAATTCAAAGAATTAAGCTTAGTCTTTTTTCTCTTCAGTTTTTGCTGTAGCGTCGGCTTTTTTCTCTTCCGCTTTTACATCAAAAACGTTGTCACCGTCTTTGTCTTCAAGCTTCTTTTCGCCGTCTTTGTTTTCTTCTTCTTTAACTGCGTTTTTGAAGCCTTTGATCGCGCCGCCTAGATCGCTACCAACGTTACGTAAACGCTTAGCACCAAATAATACTAATACGATTGCAAGGATAATAAGTAATTGCCAAATGCTAATACCCATGGGTTTACTCCGTTTAATAAATTCTGTTAACTATACGACAAATTTGGTCAGCCAACCTTCACAATAGTATTGAATGAATTGGCTTGGTAGAGTGTTTTTAAGGCTCTGTTTTTGGGTCGCTTTTTTAAGTGACCGCTAATGATACCAAATTCGCCAGAATGTCACACTTAAAAATAAGATTTTATTGGAATTTGGCGTGTAACGCACGCCAAACAATCTAGAGAGGGGGTTAATTGCCAATCAGATGAATGTGGATATGGAAAACTTCCTGTCCGCCGCTTTCGCCGGTATTGATCTGGGTTTTAAAGCCGTCAAGACCTTGTGATTGAGCCAGTTGTGGTAGCAATAACATCATGTGCCCCATGCAGTCCTTGTCTTCCGGCTGTAAATCAAACAAGGTGGGAATCGGTTTTTTTGGAATCACCAATAAATGCACTCGTGCCTTGGGGTTGATGTCCTTGATGACTATGCATTTTTCATCTTCGTAAACAATATCGGCAGGAATTTCACGATCAATGATTTTACTGAATATTGTTTTTTCTTCGCTAACCATGGCTGTTGTCCTCTTTTGGAGTTTTAGGTTATTAACGCTTACTCTTGTGGGCGACTTGCTTTTTCGGCATGTCCGGATAGGCCGAAACGACGTTGGAGTTCTGTCGTAATATCGGCACTTGTTAAATTCTGTGAAGCAAGTAAAACCAGGGTGTGAAACCATAAATCGGCGATTTCATAAACCAGATGCTCTTTGTCTTCATCAATATTGATGCTATGTTCAAGATCCTTGGCAGCCATAATGGTCTCATTGGCTTCTTCACCAACTTTCTTAAGAATCTTTTCAATGCCTTTAGCATAAAGGCTGGCAACATAAGACTCATCTGGTGAATCCGCTTTACGCGCTTCAAGTACCTGATCCAGTTGTTGCAGAATATCGCTCATAGTCTTACCTCAATTCCTTGTTGCTGCATGGCCAGTTTGGCTTCTTCCACAGTGTGTTGACCAAAGTGGAAGATGCTTGCCGCCAGCACCGCTTCGGCATGGCCTTCGGTTACGCCATCTGCGAGATGTTTTAGTTCGCCGACGCCGCCCGAGGCGATAACCGGAATATTTACGCTATCGGCAATGGCGCGTGTCAAAGCCAGATCAAAACCGATTTTGGTGCCGTCGCGATCCATGCTGGTCAGAAGGATTTCACCGGCACCGTAGCTTTCCATTTTTTGTGCCCATTCGATGGCATCGATGCCGGTCTCCTTACGGCCGCCGTGGGTGAAAATCTCCCATTTGTCGGCGTCGTTATCAGTGCTGACTTTTTTCGCATCAATGGCGACGACAATGCACTGCGAA
Above is a window of Thiomicrorhabdus sediminis DNA encoding:
- a CDS encoding phosphoribosyl-ATP diphosphatase yields the protein MSDILQQLDQVLEARKADSPDESYVASLYAKGIEKILKKVGEEANETIMAAKDLEHSINIDEDKEHLVYEIADLWFHTLVLLASQNLTSADITTELQRRFGLSGHAEKASRPQE
- a CDS encoding histidine triad nucleotide-binding protein, which translates into the protein MVSEEKTIFSKIIDREIPADIVYEDEKCIVIKDINPKARVHLLVIPKKPIPTLFDLQPEDKDCMGHMMLLLPQLAQSQGLDGFKTQINTGESGGQEVFHIHIHLIGN
- a CDS encoding thioredoxin domain-containing protein, with protein sequence MTAIKLNLMQSPITQIKMKLAALRTSQKTNKSRNLSPASGFHRPLALAFRLFIASITSFCLLLSPNSYANQLIDHNSPYLAMHGSDPVNWRLWQADILKQAQQENRLIFISSGYFSCHWCHVMQKENYRNTDTASYLNEHFISVKIDRELNPEIDKPLIEFARKTTGQAGWPQHVILTPEGYPIHAFIYLDNKTFNKRLKNINQLWQNQPDRIRALAAQFIAEEKAQLDTNHKQDNPDKVLTAKIFAEALFAQLRVRMDDFLGGLKGTNKFPVAPLLKSLLLYDDLPDDIDDWLALTLTQMQSEHLYDHVHGGFYRYSVDPNWQTPHFEKMLYDNAQLAQVYLLAYQRWQDKTYLDTALQTLNYITEQLYDPQNRMYLGSQSALDKHDNEGGDYLWNRAALENSLTSEEFALVNQAWLLQSAPPYDLGWHPKPIDSPLWQSIKGKLKKPHILTDSKNLLGWNGLLLSALSQAYLSSKQPQYLNQAEQLAHRLAVLIMQDKPPRAISGDQTLGEASLQDYAFIYQGLQDWQTVADKEPTPHHAEKLVPLIESKFLSPVGWRYNATPILPNQQGEAVMSDSFIPSPSALLNCLAPQYSQQHQALLLANAIDYAGYVINLDCRQSADIQ
- a CDS encoding diguanylate cyclase — translated: MAEPIILLIEDQKSMASFLEDKLSQKTDIKIVVARNLQQAVEVIESDAKILVCLTDLNLPDAEEGATVPILRKHRITTVVLTSNYSEKIRKKMFDLQVADYVIKDGPVALEYAVNVCLTMVENADKSIWLVSKPSDNATHLRHLLNNQGFRVFLFEDLSELSKAIKGKVPDLILINQINELGEGKTLKLVQLVRYYYSSSQLPIVLTDGAENVSECIRMMKYGVNDFFNIETSTEEFYVRLRLNLLQAERYKEIEYISQTDSLTGLHNRRFFFEKAESFYQDKRLDNHFAVMLDIDFFKQVNDKHGHHVGDKAIQFVAQKIQQHFKKFLSARFGGEEFAVCGSASSAAEVIDICESLRKQIESDSYAETGVAFTISIGLCFNANGIDKAMSLSDEALYEAKESGRNKVVAI
- a CDS encoding zinc metallopeptidase; translated protein: MAPLILVFVLLFIVTTLPSLWTKAILTKHRKPHPDIPGTGLQFAEHLVEKLQLDKVTVEETEEGDHYDPVSKTVRISSANAHSNSLTAITTVAHEIGHALQDKEDYPELKQRTALVERAALMQKFAGMALMITPLLIPLAHTPMVALITFAAGFIAMGVPVIIHLSTLPVEFDASFKRALPLLKEGQYLSKKDQKTAKRILFACAMTYVAASLSSLFNLWKWLKALKR
- the bioF gene encoding 8-amino-7-oxononanoate synthase; this encodes MSIESRFLPLLQNREEQHLYRRRPLATSPQQAAMQINGWEVINFSSNDYLGLANHPQIKQALITALQSDAISYGAGAAHLVTGHHLHHHLLEDELADWLGVERTLLFSTGYMANLAVQQALMQAGDTILADKLNHASLIDGAQLSQAEFKRYPHLDMKALERRLQNSLKNASQTLIVSDGVFSMDGDIAPLNELQQLARQYDAWLMIDDAHGIGCLGDQGRGCFEYFGCELDSNTILIGTLGKAFGCSGAFVAGSEILIETLIQFARPYVYTTAMPQLNALAIRESLKLIKTDQASRETLQRNIKQFKQSAIKIGLNLMPSDTAIQPILLHDSAKALQWSEQLKQQGFWVTAIRPPTVPTNQARLRITLSASHTEKQISALLNALQTLLNTSE
- a CDS encoding ComF family protein; its protein translation is MPFHRVNRIALLLQAWLLGDVAMPQNSDSKLNLKLINSNEVCPVCCEPCLSGMRCGSCRFNPPSYDSTRVVACLNDDLSRSIHGFKYHEDLAYARVFADLMVEHIDFSGIEVLLPVPAHPLRRRQRGYNQAAELTRQLGKTLHIPVVSGALKRVKPTPSQTRLSRSQRERNLKGAFAVNMAQLAGCRSIALIDDVITTGATMQALAKQMKKAMPDIRIEALALAKTMK
- the hisF gene encoding imidazole glycerol phosphate synthase subunit HisF, whose amino-acid sequence is MSLAKRIIPCLDVDNGRVVKGVQFVDIRDAGDPVEVAKRYDKQGADEITFLDITATSDNRGTTVHMVEQVASQVFIPLTVGGGIRCVDDIRTMLNAGADKVAINSAAIFNPGFVKEACEAFGSQCIVVAIDAKKVSTDNDADKWEIFTHGGRKETGIDAIEWAQKMESYGAGEILLTSMDRDGTKIGFDLALTRAIADSVNIPVIASGGVGELKHLADGVTEGHAEAVLAASIFHFGQHTVEEAKLAMQQQGIEVRL
- the bioB gene encoding biotin synthase BioB, giving the protein MQNLGQIRNDWTLEEIRAIMDQPFNDLIFQAQTVHRMHFNPNEVQTSTLVNIKSGGCAEDCAYCSQSARNQTDIEKQHMMEVQEVLEQALVAKERGATRLCMGAAWRNPTKKDFPRVLEMVKVVKGLGLETCLTLGMLNDDQVKQLKDAGLDYYNHNLDTSEAFYPKIITTRNYQDRLDTIDKVQQAGINVCSGGIIGMGEQHTDRAELLRTFATMRHHPNSVPINLLVPIEGTPLAHMKDKTDSFEFIRVIAAARIVMPQSYVRLSAGRTSLTDEAQALCFMAGANSIFYGDRLLTTDNPESDHDLMLFKKLGIEMQRDVKAEAKAQKMAEQISELTA
- the tatA gene encoding Sec-independent protein translocase subunit TatA; the protein is MGISIWQLLIILAIVLVLFGAKRLRNVGSDLGGAIKGFKNAVKEEENKDGEKKLEDKDGDNVFDVKAEEKKADATAKTEEKKD
- the tatB gene encoding Sec-independent protein translocase protein TatB — translated: MFDIGFLEILLILIITLLVIGPERMPEVARKIGQFTGKMRRFVNSMKEDSQVQETLREIHDSVNFEDEKKQIDSLGAELQSDLNTGFSASNAGEELDMDQFQRPFGGDVNQAGSQFNRAPTQPNLPKADSDSNKASARPVAAPANADKDAKPEMTENKTAPSESQSGTEPSDKASADNKS
- the tatC gene encoding twin-arginine translocase subunit TatC, whose protein sequence is MSNSALPPQDKEMTLVQHLLDLKSSLTRGILAIIVFFLILFPFANDIYTYISEPLTRYLPEGTSMIATAVASPFLTPFKLSFVLAIYLAMPFLLYQLWRFIAPALYKHERQLVAPILFFSSFLFYSGGLFAYYVVFPLVFGFLSQTAPEGVTIATDISLYLDFVIKMFFAFGMAFEVPIVTVLLILTGWTSPDKMSHARPYIIVGAFVLGMLLTPPDIISQTLLAVPMWLLFEVGLLVGAWVIKRRKTDNNINAEDDSEEPQPSTKSTYQTDSANAKDDMVFDNRYADQVDDDFDWDEEFDNIDSEMSKLDREYESRKQTKKDAEADANDSNKTESNAVADNPDQNEASGTSDKPKDK